Below is a window of Syngnathus typhle isolate RoL2023-S1 ecotype Sweden linkage group LG12, RoL_Styp_1.0, whole genome shotgun sequence DNA.
TATTAAAATGAATAACAAATTTCATTTCTTTCCATGGTTGTTTTGTTGTATCCGCCCGCTGTGCTCAGCGAGCTCCCCGATGGACGAGGTTCTGGCGTCCCTGAAGCGCGGCAGCTTCCACCTGCGGAAAGCCGAACTGCGCGTCCTGGCCCCCGACCCGGACGACGACGGCGAGAACATCCTGGCGCAGATCCGGCAGGGCGTCCGTCTCCGGCAGGTGCGCGCCCCGGCGGAGCGGCCGCGCCGCGCCGATCGCTTTGCGCACTCGGCCGACGCCCTGACGCGAAGCATCCACGAGGCTCTGCGCAGAATCAAGGAGGCGTCGCCCGAATCCGAATCGGAGGACGAGGGCCTCCCTTGCACCGACTGGGAGAATTAGAACACCCGGTTGGCTGTGACGTTGAGTGcaatttgaagaagaagaagaagaaattggATCTGAAGTGGGTTTTGTACAAGTGGACTACTACACGCGTTTGGTCACCTGTGTACTTTGATGTTTACTGTCGTACTGTACTTTCCTTGAAGGAGGTCCACATGAAAATGCACATCAAGTATtcccaagttttttttaaacattttttttttacttcaccaTCTTATAGAATGAACTTTAAGATGTTTTGTAATGATTCTAGCTTGTGTTGTGTGTGACAGTTTAAAATAACGGGATTCACTTGTCAGCGATTTTAAAGCAACGGAAGTACATTCCggagcttttttaaaaaaaaataatatctatTTAAAGCAagaattttatgcaaattccaCAGGTCCTTTCAATCAGCCTTTTAAAGTAGAAATATGCAAATTTTGACGAGATATTTTGGAAATTAGAAATTTGTTGAATTTTATCGGCCCTTTAAACGAACGACACTGCTCCCTAAGATCCTTTTGGTGCCGATTCTGATGTttaggtttgtttttttcattgattttttttttgtactctacATTTTCCTTTTCGAGGTGTGTCCTTTATATATCACGTGTGTTGTGCGTGTGCGATTCGATTGGTTATTAACATCCGTCCCATCACGTATGAAATGTGTCGAGCGTACGCGTGTAGCAACATGCTAGCATCCGCGGGAAAAGTTGAGCCGAGGGCTAGCTTAGCGTTAGCATCAAAGTGTTAACATACATTTTGAGGGGAGTTTAGTGGTACAACATCACATTGCTAAGAAATAAATGGAGTTAGTTCAGCATCACAGCACAAACCGAAATATTTGGAGGGAGTTAGCGCAGCATTAGCATCACAACGCTAACCACCGAAAGACAAACGGTGAGTATAACTTCACAATCCTTTTCCCGAAAGCCGCTAACGTGTCGCtacatgtttacatttttttttttgtatgtaaaTTTTGAGGATTAAGTCTGCGTTTGTGATGGTTATTTTGAAGTTTGACAGTTTGTACTCGGACCTCGCAGCAAACGTGCAATAATAAGCCACGTGTCATCGTACACgttcaaaatatatatactgcATGCCTAATGTGTATTCAAGTATTTATTGAtgctttaaatttaaaaaatatttgcatatttgtttttttaatgctctGGCATTTCTTGttacttttttctttaaaaataaacgACCCCCAAAAGTTGAGTTACAGTTGAGTAATTTatgattgaggatttttttttcaatggaaTATTTCTGTTAGTCCCTTGAGAATATTTAAATTGATCACTGCTTTTGTAGACTGAGTTTTAGATTcaaatatatgcatatatatgtaaataagaCAACATTTACCTTTTTTCTCCTTAGAATATGACAAAAATGCATAGCAGCTTTTAGTTAAAAACTCCAAAATGACAGTCTgcataaacattttatttcaaatacatTTGACATCAAGCCCTTAAAGTTGCGATGTGTCTCTCTGACGTGATTTTTTGGCAACAAATCAACAACTGACTAAAAGGCAATGTCAGCAAAAAAATAActgtacagaagaaaaaaaaaacatttggcccaaaaaaaaaaaaaaaatccaaacaagcTTTAGTTACTTGATAAATAGTTCAAAAATATTGCCagtttttaaataatatttcaaATTCTGTCAAAATTCTCACCTCAAAGGTGAAAAACAAAGTACCTGAAAGTGACAAAGCTTCGTCATCTTTTGTATTGCTGCTTGGCGGTTCGCCGTCGCCCGCCCGAGTGCTACAGCGCACCTTTGTCAAGTCCTCGCACCATTGATTCATTTGGCTGATGATGTCGTTCGGAAAAAAAGGAGGGAAAAGGCGGGAGCGAGCCCTCCCAAGTTTAATGATTGAAGAAGCGCACCAAAAAAGTCCCAGTGTAACGGCGGTAAAGGCATCATCATGATCCCGGCCGGCCGTTCACTTGGCTGCTGTAAACGATCCGAGTGGGCGTGGCAAAAAGTGAGCGAGTACCATAAATGCCTAGAAAGCGTGTAAACATCTCGAGACGTCGTGGCGACGTGATGGCGGCAGTGAAAAGCGGCGCCGAGCTGCCGTCTCTAGCTGCACTCGAGCAGCTTGGCGAGGGCGTCCCGCAGCTCGGTCAGCTCGAAGATCTTGCCgtccagcagctgcagcagcgagCGCAGGCTCTGGCGGAAGACTTCGCGCTCCTGCCGGTTGGCGTCCACGCGCCGCTCCAGCTCGCCCAGTTGCACTTCCAGTGCTTCGTTACGACGCTCCACTTGCTATAAAAGGGAAAAATCACGCGCAACTTTTAGGACAGGACATGCCATTTTGACCtgaagcggccattttgaaaaGACATTCCGACGCTCACCTGTAGCTTCCGCGTGAGCGAGTCTCTTTGGGACCGAAACTGGTTGGCACTCTGCACCTCGGCTTTGAGACACTCCAACTCCTGACGAGAGAAACGTAGCGGGTTGAGCTGAGGGTGAAAGGTCAGAAGTCGAGGGGTGATCGCCGTGCACGTACGTCCTCTTTGGCCTTCAGTGCCGCCTCCAGCTCCTCGATGGTGCGGTTCAACTCCGTTTTCTCCGATTTCACCGATGTGGTTTGGCCGCTCACGCACTCCAGCTCCGTCACCTTTGATGGCATTTAAAAAAGTTTTtagaaaatcaaaataaaagaagcacTATGCCTACCCGTTTATGTAAGCGCTCCGCCTCCTCCTGGTAAGCGGCCAGCTGCTGCTTCCACTGCTTGACGTTAGCCGTGGACTCGAGCAGCGCCGCCGTGAGCTTAGCGTTGTTGCCCTTTAGTGCCGCCAGTTCCGCCTCCAAGTGCTTCCCGATGCTGGACGAACTACAGCCGTTGACAAAGAGACGGACGGCGGCGCCGTTAATCAATTCATCGTTTAGGTTCAACGCGCTTGTTGAAGTCGTGGTCACCTGTGCGAGAAGGGAAGTGCATTGTGGGAAGGTTCGGCTCGGGCCTCCGCGGGCTGAGGCGTGCCCGCCGCCACTCTCTCGTCTTCGCCGCCGTTCACGCTCTCCGGCGTCAGCGGTGACTGTGGAGGGCAGCTGGTGGACTCCtcaacatttaaaaaagaaatagatgCATTTATCATTTGTGTTTACATATATCCCTTGAAAGCATTTATAACCGTCACCATGGCTACACGCAGCCTCCACGGGGGTTTGCCCGAGGGAAGAGCGACAGTCCACCAAAAGGGAAACGTTGCGAGGGTTTGAGTGAGAAAAACGGGTCACCACGGAGGGTTCACGTTAGATTTACCTTCTTGGGTTTGTTGGCGGGCAACACGTTCCTTCTGACAGCGCTGCCCTGCGGTGTTGTCGGGCACAACAGGAAGTTACACTAGTCCAAGGTTAGCTTGCGCGTCGGATTGACCGTTAGCTCAATTGTTGCGAAGCTAGTATGTTAAAGCAATGACGAAATAAATCCCTGATTTTGGCGGTTAACCGAGATTGTAGGgcaacaaaagttttt
It encodes the following:
- the LOC133163287 gene encoding homer protein homolog 1-like isoform X1, yielding MGEQPIFSTRAHIFQIDPTTKKNWLPTSKHAVTVSYFFDSTRNVYRIISLDGAKAVINSTITPNMNFTKTSQKFGQWADSRANTVYGLGFSCESHLSKFAEKFAEFKEAARLAKEKSHEKMELTSTPSQGSAVRRNVLPANKPKKESTSCPPQSPLTPESVNGGEDERVAAGTPQPAEARAEPSHNALPFSHSSSSIGKHLEAELAALKGNNAKLTAALLESTANVKQWKQQLAAYQEEAERLHKRVTELECVSGQTTSVKSEKTELNRTIEELEAALKAKEDELECLKAEVQSANQFRSQRDSLTRKLQQVERRNEALEVQLGELERRVDANRQEREVFRQSLRSLLQLLDGKIFELTELRDALAKLLECS
- the LOC133163287 gene encoding homer protein homolog 1-like isoform X3 → MNFTKTSQKFGQWADSRANTVYGLGFSCESHLSKFAEKFAEFKEAARLAKEKSHEKMELTSTPSQGSAVRRNVLPANKPKKESTSCPPQSPLTPESVNGGEDERVAAGTPQPAEARAEPSHNALPFSHSSSSIGKHLEAELAALKGNNAKLTAALLESTANVKQWKQQLAAYQEEAERLHKRVTELECVSGQTTSVKSEKTELNRTIEELEAALKAKEDELECLKAEVQSANQFRSQRDSLTRKLQQVERRNEALEVQLGELERRVDANRQEREVFRQSLRSLLQLLDGKIFELTELRDALAKLLECS
- the LOC133163287 gene encoding homer protein homolog 1-like isoform X2, which gives rise to MGEQPIFSTRAHIFQIDPTTKKNWLPTSKHAVTVSYFFDSTRNVYRIISLDGAKAVINSTITPNMNFTKTSQKFGQWADSRANTVYGLGFSCESHLSKFAEKFAEFKEAARLAKEKSHEKMELTSTPSQESTSCPPQSPLTPESVNGGEDERVAAGTPQPAEARAEPSHNALPFSHSSSSIGKHLEAELAALKGNNAKLTAALLESTANVKQWKQQLAAYQEEAERLHKRVTELECVSGQTTSVKSEKTELNRTIEELEAALKAKEDELECLKAEVQSANQFRSQRDSLTRKLQQVERRNEALEVQLGELERRVDANRQEREVFRQSLRSLLQLLDGKIFELTELRDALAKLLECS